A DNA window from Mesotoga sp. BH458_6_3_2_1 contains the following coding sequences:
- a CDS encoding FAD-binding oxidoreductase, with translation MTVKNRYRVVIIGGGVIGTAIAFFLAKSGIRNVAVLEKDYLSSGSTGRCGGGIRQQWSERMNVRLAIRSVEHFKRFESEVGFEIEYNQGGYLLLAYTDEEVLSFNKNTSMQQEEGLDVVLLSRDETSRIFPFINLTNVKAAAYCPSDGHANPHLTTFAYARAAQRMGVDILTHTSAERILIENGRITGVLTDRGEIEAEVVVNAAGGYSHEVGRMAGIDLPTESYKHQIFVTEPLEHFMDPLVISFEKNFYIRQTESGNFIMGQGDKAELPGHDITPTWRFLRELTGKMQEFFPFLSDVRILRHWAGLYNMSPDALPIIDRSREIENFYCAVGFSGHGFMLAPAVGEAVAEWIVYGEPKTVDISNLTLNRFEQGFTREKNVV, from the coding sequence ATGACTGTGAAGAATAGATACAGAGTTGTGATAATAGGCGGGGGTGTAATCGGAACGGCAATCGCCTTCTTTCTAGCGAAGAGTGGGATTCGCAACGTCGCTGTGCTTGAAAAGGATTATCTCTCATCCGGCTCAACCGGTCGATGCGGAGGAGGCATAAGGCAACAGTGGTCAGAAAGAATGAATGTGCGACTTGCCATTAGAAGCGTCGAACATTTCAAGAGATTCGAAAGTGAAGTGGGGTTCGAAATTGAGTACAACCAGGGTGGATATCTTCTTCTAGCCTACACAGACGAAGAAGTCTTGTCCTTCAATAAAAACACTTCAATGCAGCAGGAAGAAGGACTTGACGTTGTGCTCCTCTCAAGAGATGAAACGTCAAGGATATTTCCCTTCATAAACTTGACTAATGTTAAGGCTGCAGCTTACTGTCCGAGTGATGGTCACGCAAATCCGCACTTGACGACGTTTGCGTACGCTCGGGCCGCTCAGAGGATGGGGGTAGATATTCTGACCCATACTTCTGCAGAAAGAATTCTTATAGAAAACGGAAGGATAACCGGTGTTCTTACCGACAGGGGCGAGATTGAAGCGGAAGTAGTAGTAAACGCAGCCGGCGGTTATTCCCACGAAGTGGGAAGGATGGCAGGCATTGATTTGCCAACTGAATCCTACAAACACCAGATATTCGTTACGGAACCTCTAGAGCATTTCATGGATCCGCTTGTCATAAGTTTCGAGAAAAACTTCTACATAAGGCAAACGGAATCGGGAAACTTCATAATGGGGCAGGGTGACAAAGCAGAACTCCCCGGACATGATATCACTCCAACATGGAGGTTCTTGAGAGAGCTTACTGGGAAAATGCAGGAATTCTTCCCATTTCTCAGTGATGTAAGAATCCTGCGACACTGGGCCGGACTTTATAATATGTCTCCCGACGCCCTGCCCATCATCGACAGGTCGCGCGAGATTGAGAACTTCTACTGTGCGGTTGGGTTCTCAGGCCACGGATTCATGCTGGCTCCTGCTGTTGGAGAGGCAGTTGCCGAGTGGATAGTATACGGTGAGCCAAAAACCGTTGACATCTCAAATCTGACTCTGAATCGATTCGAGCAGGGCTTTACTAGAGAGAAAAATGTAGTATAG
- a CDS encoding DUF4230 domain-containing protein, which translates to MFVLNIVLFAIIAILVFLFFQSRKKASFRSESIIHKVERISELSTARMTTLLIFEPEKGSFVPGTFQRFIFIVPFQVRGYLDLRRLKEDAIEIHEGEARRIKLTLPSPKLEVTIPQNKIPDIRVINQSGVLVRIFGNRDMLKTFQSYSEDIEKQALQNAFEMGVDETSRESARNFFHGLFLGMGFDEVVVLFDQDDVSNAEMPTEKTDNPRRELSQ; encoded by the coding sequence TTGTTCGTTCTGAATATAGTACTTTTCGCAATAATAGCTATACTCGTTTTCCTTTTCTTCCAGTCGAGGAAGAAGGCAAGCTTCAGATCAGAATCGATAATTCATAAGGTTGAAAGAATCTCCGAACTAAGTACCGCCAGGATGACCACCTTGCTCATCTTTGAACCCGAAAAAGGGAGTTTCGTCCCCGGTACTTTTCAGCGCTTCATTTTCATCGTTCCGTTCCAGGTTCGAGGCTATCTTGATTTGAGAAGGTTGAAGGAGGACGCCATCGAAATACATGAAGGTGAAGCAAGGAGAATAAAGCTCACTCTCCCCTCTCCTAAGCTAGAAGTAACTATCCCTCAAAACAAGATTCCCGATATTAGGGTGATCAATCAAAGTGGGGTGTTAGTGAGAATTTTTGGCAACAGGGACATGTTGAAAACCTTTCAGTCATATAGTGAGGATATTGAAAAACAGGCACTTCAAAACGCCTTTGAAATGGGTGTCGATGAGACATCAAGAGAAAGTGCTAGAAACTTCTTTCACGGGCTATTCCTGGGTATGGGCTTCGATGAGGTAGTCGTTCTCTTTGACCAGGATGACGTATCAAACGCTGAAATGCCGACGGAAAAAACCGATAATCCGAGAAGGGAACTGAGTCAATGA
- the pruA gene encoding L-glutamate gamma-semialdehyde dehydrogenase: protein MFDETDFLIIPPFKNEVYIDPTNNHVRSKMKEAIATVRSQEKDYDLLIGGRRCPTEKRIISANPADPDEVIGRVSKANKELINSAMESAYGAFRSWSLLPAHERIKPFLKAAQIMRDRRFELDATMILEEGKSWIEADADLAEAIDFLEFYCREALRYSGPQPVVQIPGEANELKYIPLGVGVVIPPWNFPSAIMAGMTSAAAISGNCVLLKPASDSPVIAAKFVQILEEAGLPDGVVNFVPGSGSEIGDYLVEHPLTRFISFTGSKEVGLRINELAAKHQEGQKWIKRVVLEMGGKDCVVVDETADIEAASSGAVSSAFGFQGQKCSAGSRIIVVEDVYDETVRLIKEKTEALTVGDPTDPDNYMGPVINEAAMKKIMNYIDIGKKESRLVTGGNHIQRKGYFIEPTVFADVSPEAKIAQEEIFGPVTAIIKAHDFDNAIAIANATEYGLTGALYSRERDRIERAKAEIHVGNLYFNRKCTGALVGVQPFGGFNMSGTDSKAGGRDYLLLFLQAKSISEKIL from the coding sequence ATGTTTGATGAAACGGATTTCTTAATTATTCCACCGTTCAAAAATGAAGTCTACATTGATCCCACTAACAATCACGTGAGATCTAAGATGAAAGAAGCAATCGCAACGGTTAGATCTCAAGAGAAAGACTACGATCTATTGATTGGCGGTAGACGCTGCCCTACAGAAAAGCGAATCATTTCAGCGAATCCTGCCGATCCTGATGAAGTAATCGGTAGAGTCTCAAAGGCCAATAAGGAATTAATAAACAGTGCTATGGAGAGCGCTTATGGCGCCTTTAGAAGCTGGAGCCTACTGCCGGCACATGAGAGAATCAAGCCTTTTCTGAAAGCAGCACAGATAATGAGAGATAGACGATTCGAACTCGATGCTACAATGATTCTTGAAGAAGGAAAGAGCTGGATTGAAGCCGACGCAGATCTTGCCGAAGCAATAGATTTTCTTGAGTTCTACTGTCGCGAAGCTCTCAGGTACTCAGGACCTCAACCGGTTGTTCAGATACCTGGCGAAGCAAACGAACTTAAATATATCCCGCTAGGCGTGGGTGTAGTAATACCACCCTGGAATTTCCCCAGCGCAATCATGGCCGGGATGACCAGCGCGGCAGCAATATCTGGAAACTGTGTGCTGCTCAAACCCGCATCTGACTCTCCAGTCATTGCAGCAAAATTCGTCCAGATTCTGGAAGAAGCTGGCCTCCCTGATGGAGTAGTAAACTTTGTACCTGGTTCTGGAAGCGAAATTGGCGACTATCTCGTTGAACATCCATTGACCAGATTTATCTCGTTCACAGGATCGAAAGAGGTGGGACTGAGAATAAATGAGCTAGCTGCAAAACATCAAGAGGGTCAGAAATGGATAAAGAGGGTAGTATTGGAAATGGGTGGGAAGGACTGCGTAGTAGTCGATGAAACGGCAGACATCGAAGCCGCCTCTTCAGGAGCAGTTTCGAGTGCGTTTGGCTTCCAGGGGCAGAAATGCTCGGCCGGATCGAGAATAATCGTCGTGGAGGATGTATATGACGAAACAGTTCGACTTATAAAGGAGAAGACCGAGGCTCTGACCGTCGGAGATCCCACCGATCCGGACAACTACATGGGGCCTGTTATCAACGAGGCCGCCATGAAAAAAATAATGAATTACATTGATATAGGGAAGAAAGAGTCCAGATTGGTAACGGGCGGCAATCATATTCAAAGAAAGGGATACTTCATAGAACCCACAGTGTTTGCCGATGTGTCACCAGAAGCAAAAATCGCTCAGGAAGAGATATTCGGACCCGTTACGGCAATAATAAAGGCGCATGATTTCGATAATGCTATTGCAATAGCCAACGCAACCGAATATGGACTTACGGGCGCACTGTACAGCAGAGAAAGAGATAGGATAGAGAGAGCAAAAGCGGAAATCCATGTTGGAAACCTTTATTTCAACAGGAAGTGCACCGGGGCGCTTGTTGGAGTTCAGCCGTTCGGGGGTTTCAACATGTCAGGCACTGATTCCAAAGCAGGTGGGAGAGATTACCTCCTGCTATTCCTTCAGGCAAAGTCTATCAGTGAGAAGATTCTCTAG
- a CDS encoding KamA family radical SAM protein, translated as MQKPKYLTNVDKIEDLNDEQIREMKRVTEIYPFRANDYYLGLINWEDPQDPIKRIIVPDLEELDEWGDLDASQEHKYTVAPGMEHKYTDTALLLVSKVCGSFCRFCFRKRLFSVENKEVVNDVTQGIEYIKKHKEITNVLLTGGDSLILSTEKLGDIVRRLREIDHVGIIRFGSKMVAFNPYRIINDPDLPEMVKKYSTPEKRIYIMAHFNHPTELTDVAIRGLNILRDAGAVICNQTPMIRGVNDDVEVMTELFKKLSFIGIPPYYVFQCRPTKGNHTYAVPAEKGYAIFKKSIDRVSGLAKRARFVMSHATGKIEYVGLDENKIYMKYHRAADPRRYDLFMAFDRNPNAYWLDDYVDPNSLV; from the coding sequence TTGCAGAAACCAAAATATCTCACGAACGTCGACAAGATCGAGGATCTCAATGATGAACAGATAAGAGAGATGAAAAGAGTAACTGAAATCTATCCATTCAGGGCAAATGACTATTATCTTGGGCTTATCAATTGGGAAGACCCGCAAGACCCCATTAAGAGAATAATCGTGCCCGATCTCGAAGAACTTGACGAGTGGGGAGATCTAGATGCTTCGCAGGAGCATAAGTACACGGTAGCTCCCGGAATGGAGCACAAATACACAGACACTGCTTTGCTGCTTGTCTCGAAGGTTTGCGGGAGTTTCTGCAGGTTCTGCTTCAGAAAGAGACTGTTTTCAGTAGAAAACAAAGAAGTTGTCAATGACGTCACGCAAGGTATAGAGTACATTAAGAAGCACAAGGAGATTACAAATGTTCTTCTTACAGGAGGAGACTCGCTAATACTCTCTACTGAAAAGCTGGGCGACATTGTTAGGAGACTCCGAGAAATTGACCATGTCGGAATAATCAGGTTTGGAAGTAAGATGGTCGCTTTTAACCCTTACAGAATAATAAATGATCCCGATCTTCCCGAAATGGTAAAGAAGTATAGTACGCCAGAGAAAAGAATATACATAATGGCACACTTCAATCATCCTACAGAGCTTACGGATGTAGCAATTAGAGGCCTAAACATTTTGAGGGATGCAGGTGCAGTGATCTGCAACCAGACTCCAATGATAAGGGGAGTCAACGATGACGTTGAGGTAATGACAGAACTATTTAAAAAACTTTCATTCATAGGAATACCGCCCTACTATGTCTTCCAGTGCAGACCAACGAAGGGAAATCATACTTACGCCGTTCCGGCCGAAAAGGGTTATGCGATTTTCAAGAAGTCCATTGACAGAGTCTCTGGCCTTGCGAAGAGGGCTAGATTCGTAATGTCTCATGCAACTGGAAAGATAGAGTATGTAGGACTCGATGAGAACAAAATATACATGAAGTACCATAGAGCGGCAGATCCCAGACGATACGATCTATTCATGGCCTTCGATAGAAACCCAAATGCTTATTGGCTAGATGATTACGTGGACCCAAATTCACTTGTCTAA
- a CDS encoding (2Fe-2S)-binding protein, producing the protein MERIKEHPLLSFERGELITFFFEGRELSAYSGETIAAALHANGIKVLRYSAKGRRPQGLFCAIGKCSSCLMEVDGKPNVRTCITPVRAGMIVRRQHGRGEISE; encoded by the coding sequence TTGGAAAGGATAAAGGAGCATCCGCTTCTTTCTTTCGAGCGAGGAGAGTTAATCACTTTCTTTTTTGAAGGAAGAGAGCTTTCTGCATATTCGGGCGAGACGATTGCTGCCGCCCTTCATGCCAACGGCATTAAGGTCTTACGTTACAGCGCGAAGGGAAGACGTCCACAAGGATTGTTTTGCGCGATCGGTAAGTGTTCCTCATGCTTGATGGAAGTAGACGGAAAACCTAACGTGCGTACTTGCATAACTCCGGTGAGAGCTGGAATGATTGTTAGAAGACAGCATGGCAGAGGTGAGATTAGTGAATGA
- a CDS encoding DUF5362 family protein: protein MLERTDGASGIEGITYQTLSGLSYWAGFVGIWTIVGAVLGIIGSIAGMVANPFSIFGAISAVVALIMGLKLRSSKKKLDSFIHSKESINLEIALDSLRHYFRIQGILIILALVFIVITIVAMAAMGSLMANYMKSF, encoded by the coding sequence ATGTTGGAGAGAACGGATGGGGCATCCGGCATTGAAGGTATCACTTATCAAACTTTGAGCGGCCTAAGCTATTGGGCCGGATTTGTCGGTATATGGACTATAGTAGGTGCCGTTCTTGGGATCATTGGGTCTATCGCAGGTATGGTGGCAAATCCCTTCTCGATTTTCGGTGCTATAAGCGCGGTAGTCGCTTTGATTATGGGGCTGAAACTTAGGAGTTCGAAGAAGAAATTAGACTCGTTTATCCATTCAAAGGAGTCAATCAACTTGGAAATTGCGCTTGACAGCCTTAGACATTACTTCAGAATTCAGGGAATACTAATAATCCTAGCCCTTGTATTCATAGTTATAACAATAGTTGCCATGGCTGCTATGGGCAGTCTAATGGCGAATTATATGAAAAGCTTCTGA
- a CDS encoding Ig-like domain-containing protein has product MKRWMIYVLIAAAAAAIILVITLPGLMNKEPELELPVQVINQGETLTLNLKQFVKDEKVDDVALEILEGPGELSGFSYVFEPGFSYAGEISVRVQATDNQGKKSEDEMLVNVIRVNRPPEIDTSPVVVQEGETLSIDLNSIATDPDGDELEFSVEGPGKLEGSIYSYAPGYSDSGKAVLRVLARDTQGNETARDIQLEVTDVNAPPEVRVNDQIVNEGERLTVDIISSVTDEDVEKIILSIEDGPGRLEDGLFIYEPSFEDAGKKIVSIKAADSFGNETFSSFEIEIHDVNRPPRLLLSDLVMKEGETVEVDILSRVSEPDGDDVQLRIEGPGEIVDGTYRLSADFGDAGDKSVKVFLEDEKGATNTTAFTVRVEEVNRSPVVSIPDGVVKEGETLRFYLRGFASDPDGDELTFEVSEGPGSIEDGNYIFTPDFDSEGSHEVELLVTDNEGAQSIGIFTVTVENVNRPPLKILPSLSTTIMETFTLSLDLKSLFTDPDGDELSYEVEGFGSILNNSYSCSPGYGDQGEKAATVTASDPFGLSDSMLIKIDVRDKNRDPELSISDMTTSIREGFTLKIDLSTLFSDPDDDELVFSITGPGEIEDGYYSYSPDFSEAGEKSIVISATDSKGGSTSLPIHISVVDVNRAPVVSIPDGVVKEGETLRLYLRGFASDPDGDELTFEVSEGPGSIEDSNYIFTPDFDSEGSHEVELLVTDNEGAESIGIFTVTVENTNRPPNAFIPDGTAKTGSEYSLYLRGFAGDPDGDKVAFKIVSGSGEIVEDRYLFLPERSDIGPKEIVLEISDEKGMKTETAFTLTVEASERIVEISYGLPSFDGESIKIVAGPNEIFSTGKQAVIETDWMFNFEEIYFYEIEGSQETLIGTAEIRDSSDELNRKIYSPSGTYVGNIILLTN; this is encoded by the coding sequence ATGAAAAGATGGATGATCTATGTTCTTATTGCAGCGGCGGCAGCTGCGATAATCTTGGTTATTACGCTTCCTGGACTTATGAATAAAGAACCGGAACTGGAATTGCCAGTACAGGTTATCAACCAGGGTGAAACACTTACTCTGAACTTGAAGCAGTTTGTGAAAGACGAGAAGGTCGATGACGTTGCTCTCGAAATCTTAGAGGGTCCAGGAGAGTTGTCTGGCTTTTCTTACGTTTTTGAACCAGGTTTCTCGTACGCCGGAGAAATCTCGGTGAGGGTCCAGGCAACAGACAATCAAGGGAAAAAATCGGAAGATGAAATGTTGGTAAACGTTATCAGAGTAAACCGGCCGCCGGAGATCGACACGTCCCCGGTCGTTGTTCAAGAAGGAGAGACGCTATCGATAGACCTGAATTCAATAGCAACTGATCCGGACGGAGACGAGTTGGAATTCTCTGTTGAAGGTCCCGGTAAGCTCGAAGGCAGTATCTATAGCTATGCGCCAGGATACAGTGACTCAGGGAAGGCCGTCTTGAGGGTACTGGCCAGGGATACACAGGGAAATGAAACGGCACGAGATATTCAGCTCGAAGTTACAGATGTGAATGCTCCGCCCGAAGTTAGAGTCAACGACCAGATTGTGAATGAAGGAGAAAGACTGACTGTTGATATCATATCCTCGGTGACTGATGAAGATGTTGAAAAGATAATTCTAAGCATAGAAGATGGTCCTGGAAGACTCGAAGACGGTCTATTCATATACGAACCCTCTTTCGAAGATGCCGGGAAGAAAATTGTGTCAATAAAAGCAGCGGACAGCTTCGGAAACGAGACTTTTTCAAGCTTCGAGATTGAGATTCATGATGTGAATCGACCTCCCAGGCTGTTGCTGAGCGACTTGGTTATGAAAGAGGGCGAGACGGTAGAAGTTGATATCCTCAGCAGAGTGAGCGAACCTGATGGCGATGATGTGCAGCTTCGAATTGAGGGACCTGGAGAGATTGTCGACGGTACATATAGATTAAGTGCAGATTTCGGAGATGCTGGTGACAAATCAGTAAAGGTTTTTCTAGAAGATGAGAAGGGTGCAACAAACACCACTGCCTTCACAGTAAGGGTCGAGGAAGTCAACAGATCTCCGGTGGTGTCAATTCCTGATGGAGTGGTAAAAGAGGGCGAGACTCTCAGGTTCTATCTTAGGGGCTTTGCTTCCGATCCCGATGGGGATGAGCTGACTTTCGAAGTCTCTGAGGGTCCAGGCTCCATCGAAGACGGTAACTACATATTCACTCCCGACTTCGATTCCGAAGGGAGTCATGAGGTCGAATTACTAGTCACTGACAATGAAGGCGCTCAAAGTATCGGCATATTTACGGTAACTGTCGAGAATGTCAACAGACCGCCACTCAAGATCCTGCCTTCATTGAGCACAACCATCATGGAAACATTTACTCTGAGCCTGGATCTGAAAAGTCTCTTCACCGATCCTGACGGAGATGAACTGTCTTACGAGGTGGAGGGTTTTGGAAGCATTTTAAACAACAGCTATTCTTGTTCTCCTGGCTACGGTGATCAGGGTGAAAAAGCGGCTACCGTTACGGCATCTGATCCTTTCGGACTATCGGATAGCATGTTAATCAAGATAGATGTTAGGGACAAGAATAGAGATCCCGAATTGTCAATAAGCGATATGACCACTTCAATCAGAGAAGGTTTTACTTTGAAGATTGACCTTAGCACGCTGTTTAGCGACCCGGACGACGATGAACTGGTTTTCAGCATCACCGGTCCGGGGGAAATAGAGGACGGTTATTACTCATATTCTCCAGACTTCAGCGAGGCCGGAGAAAAGAGCATTGTCATATCTGCCACCGATAGTAAGGGAGGCAGTACCTCTCTGCCGATTCACATTTCTGTAGTAGACGTCAATAGAGCTCCCGTGGTGTCAATTCCCGATGGTGTCGTGAAAGAGGGTGAGACTCTCAGGTTGTATCTTAGGGGTTTTGCTTCCGATCCCGATGGGGATGAGCTGACTTTCGAAGTCTCTGAGGGTCCAGGCTCTATCGAAGACAGCAACTACATATTCACTCCTGACTTCGATTCCGAAGGGAGTCATGAGGTCGAATTACTGGTCACTGACAATGAAGGGGCTGAAAGCATCGGCATATTTACGGTAACTGTCGAGAATACCAACAGACCGCCAAATGCTTTCATACCAGACGGGACTGCAAAGACAGGAAGCGAGTACTCATTATATCTAAGAGGCTTCGCCGGAGATCCCGATGGTGATAAGGTTGCTTTCAAAATCGTTTCTGGGTCCGGTGAGATCGTTGAAGACAGATATCTCTTCCTTCCAGAAAGATCCGACATAGGACCTAAAGAGATTGTTCTGGAAATTTCAGACGAAAAGGGAATGAAAACAGAAACGGCATTCACCCTTACGGTAGAAGCAAGTGAAAGAATCGTCGAAATATCTTATGGACTACCCTCATTCGATGGGGAGTCGATAAAGATCGTTGCCGGTCCCAATGAAATCTTCTCCACCGGTAAACAGGCAGTAATCGAAACCGACTGGATGTTCAACTTCGAGGAAATTTACTTCTACGAAATTGAAGGATCCCAAGAGACTCTGATAGGGACGGCAGAAATCCGAGACTCTAGCGATGAACTGAACAGAAAAATCTACTCTCCTTCCGGAACTTACGTAGGAAATATCATTCTATTGACCAACTGA
- a CDS encoding aldo/keto reductase, whose amino-acid sequence MEYRKVGKSGLLISELSLGSWLTFGAQLDIDNAREAMREAYRSGVNFFDTAEAYASGMAESMMGEILKEFKREEVVVSTKIFWGGSKPNQKGLSRKHLLEGTWNSLKRLQLDYVDLLYAHRPDPETPMEEIVLAMDYIVRNGMAFYWGTSEWSAKDLEEAHKVADKLNAVHPVVEQPQYNMFVRERVESEYLPLYENYGLGLTVWSPLASGLLTGKYNNGIPEDSRLAKFPGLKKHLEENKLFSDENLNKVARLADVAKKLDTGLAQLALAWILLNKNVSSIILGVSKVEQLRENLKALDLKDKLTEDVIKEIDSIIK is encoded by the coding sequence ATGGAATATCGCAAGGTTGGAAAGAGCGGTCTTCTCATAAGTGAACTAAGTCTTGGTTCATGGCTCACGTTTGGTGCTCAACTGGACATTGATAATGCGAGAGAAGCAATGAGAGAAGCATACAGGTCGGGAGTCAATTTCTTCGATACTGCAGAAGCATATGCGAGTGGGATGGCTGAATCGATGATGGGTGAAATTTTGAAGGAGTTCAAACGCGAAGAAGTCGTTGTATCAACAAAAATCTTTTGGGGAGGAAGCAAACCGAATCAGAAAGGTCTTTCGAGAAAGCATCTGCTTGAGGGTACCTGGAATTCACTAAAGCGGCTACAGCTTGATTATGTTGACTTGCTATATGCCCACAGACCCGATCCCGAAACTCCGATGGAAGAAATTGTTCTTGCAATGGACTACATCGTCAGAAATGGAATGGCTTTCTATTGGGGGACATCGGAATGGAGTGCCAAGGATCTGGAAGAGGCTCATAAGGTTGCAGACAAGTTGAATGCGGTTCATCCTGTAGTCGAACAACCTCAATACAACATGTTTGTAAGAGAGAGAGTTGAGTCTGAATACTTGCCTTTATACGAAAATTACGGTCTTGGTCTCACCGTTTGGAGCCCTCTGGCAAGCGGACTTCTTACAGGAAAATACAACAATGGGATTCCCGAGGACAGCAGGTTGGCGAAATTCCCCGGTCTGAAAAAGCATCTTGAAGAGAACAAACTCTTCTCGGATGAGAATCTTAATAAAGTTGCAAGGTTGGCAGATGTTGCCAAGAAACTTGACACCGGGCTCGCTCAACTGGCACTTGCCTGGATCCTCTTGAACAAAAATGTCAGTTCGATAATTCTAGGAGTCAGTAAGGTGGAACAGCTGAGGGAGAACTTAAAGGCTCTCGATCTAAAAGATAAGCTGACAGAAGATGTGATAAAAGAGATAGATTCAATTATTAAGTAA
- a CDS encoding FAD-dependent oxidoreductase, whose product MNDLDVLVVGGGPAGLSTAIETSKSGLSVVVVDEGVSSGGQLVKQTHKFFGNESFFASVRGMEIAQKLIEELTAFKNAQLLSESSVMAVYSDGVPVLNMRKDSTTVFRPKKIVLATGASEKFLQFENNDLPGVYGAGAVQTLMNQYGIIPGKSVLMIGSGNIGLIVAYQLMQAGVEVRAIIEASSEVGGYQVHADKVKRLGIPIELRQTILKAIGEESVRGAVVSDLDERWRPIAGTEREFAVDTICVAVGLSPSIELAAQAGCKIEYIQELGGYVPSRDEDMRTSVPDVYVAGDVSGIEEATTAMMEGKIAGLSIIKDLTGNCDEELLRSLKDTLTTFRSGPKSSRTRDGLGRLGIRVKESSFAKRQASDFDKYAGKLRPIIECLEAIPCNPCETSCPFGAITVGKNVNNIPVIDYLKCSGCGICATSCPGLAIFMFKENEDGTCSIGIPYEFLPIPSKGQYVTARGRNGDFICSARVERVTRSPNNTNLVYINVSSGVASDVRSILVTSEDAEAVVCRCEEVSVDQVRRAIKEGYTDFEELRRYLRISMGPCGGRTCRLNTLMILSKETGIPIERLSPGVFRPPAIPVSFRAVAESGDDDCEE is encoded by the coding sequence GTGAATGATCTCGATGTACTAGTAGTAGGAGGCGGACCTGCCGGGCTGTCCACTGCAATAGAGACCTCTAAGAGCGGTTTGTCGGTAGTGGTAGTAGACGAGGGTGTTTCTTCGGGTGGTCAGCTGGTCAAACAGACTCACAAATTTTTCGGCAATGAGAGCTTCTTCGCATCGGTGAGGGGTATGGAGATTGCTCAAAAACTGATTGAAGAGCTTACTGCTTTTAAGAACGCTCAACTGTTGAGCGAGAGTTCAGTGATGGCTGTCTATTCAGACGGAGTACCGGTACTGAATATGAGGAAGGATTCTACAACAGTTTTCAGACCCAAAAAGATAGTTCTGGCAACGGGCGCCTCGGAGAAGTTTCTTCAGTTTGAAAACAACGATCTTCCAGGTGTCTACGGAGCCGGCGCCGTCCAAACTCTTATGAATCAGTATGGCATCATTCCTGGTAAAAGCGTTCTGATGATCGGATCGGGCAATATCGGCCTGATAGTTGCTTATCAGTTAATGCAAGCGGGAGTAGAAGTAAGAGCGATAATCGAAGCCTCAAGTGAAGTAGGTGGTTATCAGGTTCACGCCGACAAAGTAAAACGTTTGGGAATTCCCATAGAACTGCGCCAGACAATCTTGAAAGCGATCGGAGAAGAATCTGTCAGGGGAGCAGTGGTTTCCGATCTCGATGAGAGATGGAGACCAATCGCAGGAACGGAACGGGAATTTGCCGTAGACACCATATGCGTTGCAGTAGGGCTCTCCCCATCGATTGAACTGGCGGCACAGGCAGGTTGCAAAATAGAATATATCCAAGAGCTGGGAGGGTATGTTCCTTCCAGAGATGAGGACATGAGAACGTCGGTACCCGACGTCTATGTCGCGGGCGATGTTTCCGGGATCGAAGAAGCCACAACGGCAATGATGGAAGGTAAAATTGCAGGACTCTCAATAATAAAGGATTTGACCGGAAATTGCGATGAGGAGCTCCTCAGAAGTTTGAAGGATACCCTAACGACTTTCAGGAGCGGTCCCAAGTCTTCAAGGACAAGAGATGGACTCGGAAGACTTGGAATCAGAGTCAAAGAGTCATCCTTCGCCAAGAGACAGGCGAGCGATTTCGATAAATATGCAGGAAAGTTGCGTCCCATAATTGAATGCTTGGAAGCGATCCCCTGCAATCCCTGTGAAACAAGCTGTCCATTCGGAGCAATAACTGTCGGAAAAAATGTCAACAATATTCCGGTTATAGACTACTTGAAATGCTCTGGATGCGGTATCTGCGCAACCAGCTGTCCGGGACTGGCGATCTTCATGTTTAAGGAGAATGAAGACGGAACTTGTTCTATAGGAATTCCTTACGAGTTTCTACCGATTCCTTCGAAGGGACAGTATGTAACCGCTAGAGGAAGGAACGGAGATTTTATATGCTCTGCTCGTGTAGAAAGAGTAACTAGATCGCCGAACAACACAAACCTTGTATATATTAATGTTTCTTCCGGAGTCGCTTCGGATGTGCGAAGCATTCTTGTGACCTCAGAAGATGCAGAAGCCGTAGTCTGTCGATGTGAAGAAGTATCTGTCGATCAAGTTAGAAGAGCCATTAAAGAGGGTTATACAGATTTTGAAGAACTTAGAAGATACTTGAGAATAAGCATGGGACCCTGCGGCGGAAGAACCTGCAGGCTGAACACCTTGATGATTCTGTCTAAGGAAACAGGCATACCTATTGAGAGACTTTCTCCCGGGGTTTTCAGACCGCCAGCAATTCCGGTAAGCTTCAGAGCGGTAGCTGAAAGCGGGGATGATGACTGTGAAGAATAG